One part of the Cellvibrionales bacterium genome encodes these proteins:
- the pgsA gene encoding CDP-diacylglycerol--glycerol-3-phosphate 3-phosphatidyltransferase has translation MNLPNLLSLLRILLIPLFVLLFYLPMQWTNFLCAAVFGLAGVTDWLDGYLARKWNQATPFGAFIDPVADKLMVVVALVLLVNRYPHVWFVLPTIVIICREIVVSALREWMAELGKRASVAVSYVGKVKTAMQMLALLLLLGANKELGWLASAGIACLYVAAVLTLWSMLAYIKAAWPDLQQGMDKKE, from the coding sequence ATGAATCTCCCAAACCTTTTATCACTGCTACGCATTTTATTGATTCCACTGTTCGTGCTGTTATTTTATTTGCCGATGCAGTGGACTAATTTTTTGTGTGCAGCGGTATTTGGTTTGGCGGGAGTGACAGATTGGCTGGATGGTTATTTAGCTCGCAAATGGAATCAAGCCACGCCGTTTGGTGCTTTTATTGATCCCGTTGCAGATAAATTGATGGTGGTGGTGGCGTTGGTACTGCTGGTAAATCGCTATCCGCATGTCTGGTTTGTATTGCCGACGATTGTGATTATTTGTCGTGAAATTGTGGTGTCGGCATTGCGCGAATGGATGGCAGAGTTGGGCAAGCGCGCCAGTGTGGCTGTTTCTTACGTGGGTAAAGTAAAAACAGCCATGCAAATGTTGGCGCTGTTATTGTTGTTAGGTGCAAATAAAGAACTGGGCTGGTTAGCCAGTGCAGGTATTGCGTGCCTTTATGTGGCTGCGGTGCTGACTTTGTGGTCCATGCTGGCCTACATCAAGGCAGCTTGGCCTGATTTGCAGCAAGGCATGGACAAAAAAGAATAG
- a CDS encoding DUF167 domain-containing protein encodes MDTILQIKVTPRAKVSSLTQTSDGSWVAKLKSPPVDGKANVELIALVAEYFHCAKKMVSIKTGETSRIKRVVIKSR; translated from the coding sequence ATGGACACCATCCTCCAGATCAAAGTCACACCGCGCGCAAAAGTTTCTTCGCTGACGCAAACCAGTGACGGCTCATGGGTGGCAAAACTGAAATCTCCGCCTGTGGATGGCAAGGCCAATGTGGAGCTGATAGCGCTGGTAGCCGAGTATTTTCACTGCGCAAAAAAAATGGTCAGCATCAAGACCGGTGAAACCAGCCGGATCAAGCGGGTTGTTATCAAATCCCGATAA
- a CDS encoding HAD family hydrolase, which yields MYIEFKHAQTRSFLNTLALDWDETTSDYPLAFQELARRFDRVIIVTVNDELTLDYVCQHLGITPDVTEIHCCPADALENVGQWKAQVCAEQQVALMFDDNPDVVRACHALGVNAICVRERSWKFEK from the coding sequence ATGTACATTGAATTCAAGCATGCGCAGACTCGCAGCTTCCTCAACACACTGGCGCTGGACTGGGATGAAACCACCAGCGATTACCCGCTGGCTTTTCAAGAATTAGCACGGCGCTTTGATCGCGTAATCATTGTCACCGTCAACGATGAACTGACATTGGATTATGTGTGCCAACATCTTGGCATTACGCCCGATGTAACTGAAATCCATTGTTGCCCAGCAGATGCTTTGGAAAATGTCGGGCAGTGGAAAGCTCAGGTTTGTGCAGAGCAGCAAGTGGCATTGATGTTCGACGACAACCCGGATGTAGTCCGCGCTTGCCATGCACTCGGAGTGAATGCCATTTGCGTGCGTGAACGCAGCTGGAAGTTTGAAAAGTAA
- a CDS encoding nucleotide pyrophosphohydrolase has translation MALRKFAADRDWDQFHSPKNLVMALSVEVAELMEHFQWLSEQQSAGLDAEIKQAVEEEIADIQLYLIRLADKLDIDVLSAVERKFRKNETRYPADKVRGSARKYTEYQEEGK, from the coding sequence ATGGCGCTGCGTAAGTTTGCAGCAGACAGGGACTGGGATCAGTTTCATTCACCAAAGAATCTGGTTATGGCACTCAGCGTTGAGGTGGCCGAATTGATGGAGCATTTCCAGTGGTTGTCAGAGCAGCAGTCTGCCGGTCTTGATGCGGAAATAAAGCAGGCAGTGGAAGAGGAGATAGCGGATATCCAGCTATACCTGATCCGGTTGGCGGACAAGCTGGATATAGATGTTCTTTCTGCGGTAGAAAGAAAATTCAGAAAAAATGAAACGAGATACCCTGCGGATAAAGTCAGGGGAAGCGCCAGAAAGTACACTGAATATCAGGAAGAAGGAAAGTAG
- a CDS encoding DUF2075 domain-containing protein, whose translation MIVYVADKNKFIDDVKENSIHKKILAEFERRLFRRPAANEIDSWKNSMEYMFKILIDPDIPSNAGVSIEYTLPLTSKRIDFILTGQNADGCDTAVIVELKQWSDVKKTEKDGVVRTWLGKNERETSHPSYQAWTYAALIEDYNEAVRNDNIALRPCAYLHNLDVDTAINDQFYADHINKAPVFISSDAKKLAEFFKLHVKFGDTKCIMYRIEHGKIKPSKALADSLVSMMKGNREFLMIDDQKLVYETAVDLAHKAQKGKKQVLIVEGGPGTGKSVVAINLLVALTNREMLVQYVSKNAAPRAVYAAKLAGTMTKTKINNLFKGSGSYMESENNFFDVLVVDEAHRMNEKSGLYQNMGDNQIKEVIAASKCSIFFIDENQRVTLKDIGSKEEIERFAAQQGAVVHALELKSQFRCNGSDGYLSWLDNSLQIKETANATLDGVDYDFRVFNSPNELREAILKKNSTHNKARLVAGYCWQWKSKKNPRAMDIVIEEHDFEAKWNLMEDGSLWIMGRDSVHQVGCIHTCQGLEVDYIGVIVGSDLVVRDGKIITDGNKRARGDKSISGFKSRLKSHRVSALKEADVIIKNTYRTLMTRGQKGCYIYCDDKETGEYFRRLIENSKREEQIFIDEMYPRLNLQILPENLVKPFVNAVPLYDLKVAAGGFSEYQQAGNFDWVELPEPFTPKKGYFIVQVVGESMNKKIPDGSWCLFRADAAGSRNGKVVLVQHRDIQDGDMGGHYTVKNYMSEKTGNDIDGWQHSRIVLSPSTTALGYKDIVLTADISELTVIGELVAILS comes from the coding sequence GTGATTGTATACGTGGCGGATAAGAACAAGTTTATCGATGATGTAAAAGAAAATTCCATACATAAGAAAATTCTAGCTGAGTTTGAAAGGCGGTTGTTCAGGAGACCGGCGGCAAACGAAATCGACTCATGGAAAAACTCCATGGAATACATGTTCAAGATATTGATTGATCCTGATATTCCATCAAATGCAGGTGTTTCTATTGAGTACACATTGCCACTGACGAGCAAGCGCATAGACTTCATATTGACAGGCCAGAATGCAGATGGTTGTGATACCGCTGTGATTGTAGAGCTTAAACAGTGGAGTGATGTTAAGAAAACAGAAAAGGATGGGGTGGTAAGAACCTGGCTGGGAAAAAATGAAAGAGAAACCAGTCATCCTTCCTATCAGGCATGGACTTATGCTGCATTGATTGAAGATTACAACGAAGCTGTCCGTAACGATAATATTGCATTACGGCCGTGTGCCTATCTGCACAATCTTGATGTTGATACGGCTATCAACGACCAGTTTTACGCGGATCACATCAACAAAGCGCCAGTCTTTATCTCTTCTGATGCAAAAAAGCTTGCTGAATTCTTTAAATTACATGTCAAGTTTGGCGATACAAAATGCATTATGTATCGCATTGAGCATGGGAAAATAAAGCCATCCAAGGCTTTGGCTGACAGTCTTGTGTCTATGATGAAAGGCAATCGTGAGTTTCTGATGATCGACGATCAGAAGCTAGTGTATGAGACGGCTGTGGACTTGGCTCATAAAGCCCAAAAGGGGAAGAAGCAGGTTTTGATCGTTGAAGGTGGCCCTGGAACCGGTAAATCTGTGGTGGCTATTAACTTGCTGGTTGCATTGACTAATAGGGAAATGCTTGTCCAGTATGTTTCCAAGAATGCCGCACCGAGGGCTGTTTACGCCGCAAAACTTGCCGGAACAATGACAAAAACAAAAATCAATAATTTATTCAAAGGCTCCGGTTCATATATGGAGTCAGAAAATAATTTCTTTGATGTTCTGGTGGTGGATGAAGCGCATAGAATGAATGAGAAGTCTGGTCTTTACCAGAATATGGGTGATAACCAGATCAAGGAGGTTATTGCTGCATCTAAATGTTCAATATTTTTTATTGATGAAAACCAGCGGGTTACGCTCAAGGACATTGGTTCAAAGGAAGAGATTGAGAGGTTTGCGGCGCAACAAGGAGCTGTTGTTCATGCATTGGAATTGAAATCGCAGTTTCGCTGTAACGGATCAGATGGCTACTTGTCTTGGCTGGATAACTCATTGCAAATAAAGGAAACGGCCAACGCCACACTTGATGGCGTTGATTATGACTTCAGGGTTTTTAATTCCCCCAATGAGTTGAGAGAGGCAATTCTCAAGAAAAATAGTACGCACAACAAAGCTAGGCTTGTGGCCGGATATTGCTGGCAATGGAAAAGCAAGAAAAACCCTAGGGCTATGGATATTGTCATCGAAGAACATGATTTCGAAGCCAAATGGAATTTGATGGAAGATGGTAGTCTGTGGATTATGGGGAGAGACTCAGTCCATCAAGTTGGCTGCATTCATACCTGCCAAGGTCTTGAAGTGGATTATATCGGGGTGATTGTTGGCTCTGACCTCGTTGTGCGTGATGGAAAAATTATTACAGACGGCAACAAGAGGGCGAGAGGAGATAAATCTATCAGTGGTTTCAAGAGTCGCCTGAAAAGTCATCGTGTGTCAGCACTTAAAGAAGCGGATGTGATTATAAAAAATACTTATCGCACATTAATGACTCGTGGCCAAAAGGGTTGCTATATTTATTGCGATGATAAAGAAACGGGTGAATATTTCAGGAGGTTAATAGAAAACTCAAAAAGGGAAGAGCAGATTTTTATCGATGAAATGTATCCAAGGCTCAATTTGCAAATTCTGCCAGAAAATCTGGTTAAGCCCTTTGTTAATGCCGTGCCCCTATATGATCTGAAGGTAGCTGCTGGTGGATTTAGTGAATACCAGCAGGCTGGCAACTTTGATTGGGTTGAGTTGCCAGAGCCTTTTACACCGAAAAAAGGCTACTTTATTGTTCAGGTGGTGGGTGAATCAATGAATAAAAAGATTCCTGATGGTTCTTGGTGTTTATTTCGTGCGGATGCAGCGGGTTCGAGGAATGGCAAGGTAGTACTTGTCCAGCACAGGGATATACAAGACGGTGATATGGGCGGTCATTACACGGTTAAAAACTATATGAGTGAAAAGACCGGAAATGATATTGATGGCTGGCAACATTCCAGAATTGTTTTGAGTCCTAGCACCACGGCACTTGGATATAAAGATATTGTTTTGACTGCTGACATTTCAGAACTCACTGTTATTGGTGAATTGGTTGCTATTCTTTCCTGA
- a CDS encoding EthD domain-containing protein has protein sequence MKLMLFLNRPAPQSTDAFRESLLSFLDALPEAFTAIRLALADEAVAPAQPLAMLSTAHPHDAMVSVKVADGVDSALLMEGLRPLAAGICAYQVDEREPLHYEAAPGRVEGMCQVAMFRKPAHLTREQWLDIWLNSHTQVAIDTQSTFSYRQNVVAAVLPLAGDATYVGPVYDAIVEEQFPAAAMTDRSAFYAAPGDTARYKANEQAMIESVMRFIDFAGFECVPMSEYRLR, from the coding sequence ATGAAACTCATGCTTTTTCTCAATCGCCCTGCGCCACAATCAACGGATGCCTTCCGCGAGTCGCTGTTGTCTTTTTTGGATGCGCTGCCGGAGGCGTTCACTGCCATACGTTTGGCCTTGGCCGATGAGGCCGTCGCTCCGGCGCAGCCGTTGGCGATGTTGTCGACCGCGCATCCGCATGATGCGATGGTGTCGGTGAAGGTGGCTGACGGTGTGGATAGTGCTTTATTGATGGAAGGCTTGCGCCCGCTGGCAGCCGGTATCTGCGCCTATCAGGTGGATGAGCGCGAGCCGTTGCATTACGAAGCAGCACCGGGGCGGGTTGAGGGCATGTGCCAGGTGGCGATGTTCAGAAAGCCTGCGCACCTGACGCGCGAGCAATGGCTCGATATCTGGCTGAACAGCCATACGCAGGTGGCGATAGATACGCAGTCGACGTTTTCGTATCGGCAGAATGTTGTGGCGGCGGTGTTGCCGCTGGCAGGCGATGCCACTTATGTCGGGCCTGTTTATGACGCGATTGTGGAAGAGCAATTTCCTGCTGCTGCGATGACTGATCGCTCGGCGTTCTATGCTGCGCCGGGTGACACTGCGCGTTACAAAGCCAATGAGCAGGCGATGATCGAGAGTGTGATGCGTTTTATCGATTTTGCCGGATTTGAATGCGTGCCGATGAGTGAGTATCGGTTGCGTTAG